CTAAAAAAATCATGTGGAAAAACATGTTCTACATCAGTGAAGACACTTTCACTTTTATCGTAAATTTTCCCACTTACTTTTATTGGATCAAGTCCTGACTTATCCAAAATTTCCTGAATTTCCTTTATCTTACTTCTAAGATAACCATTCAGTAATGAGTCTTGACAATAGGACGATTGCCAAAACACATTTTTAAAATTTCTTTGTATTTCAATGGAATCATAAATTTCATTCACTCCTTTTATCTGAGAAAACTCTTTATCCCCAATTGCATCAAGAATGATTCTATTGTCATTAGAGATTACAATTCGTACTTCTGAAATACTTTTATTAACGATTAGATCTTTTAAAGAATCTATTACCTTATCATTAAGTTGAATAGCATTTCCCAGTGAAGTATAAAAATAATTCTCTGAATTAGATGAATGATTTATGATACACTCCATTGCGTCTGTTGGACACACGAAATACAAAGGTTTTTGCATTATACTGCAGGAATAGTGTAAGGAAAAGACGAATGGTGTACATCTATTTTTAATGCTCCATCAACCGACTTATAACCAAAGGTATACTCAACTTTTGCTTCATTTCCATCCAAATCAGTAAAAAAATAATTACCCATTGCAATCGCTCGGTCTCCTTCTAATATAATATCAGAATTTTCAAACCTTACTTTAGTCCATGGCTGAATTGCAAACCCTTTATCTTCATTACATGCTCTTTTATCACCTGCAATGAAATAGGATTCTGCATGCTTTTTGGCTGGTCTAAACTGCTCGATAGCACACTTTGTAGGTTTGAATAATACTGTACCTTTATCAAAGTAATAAAGTTTATCTAAAAATGCGCTAGTAAAGTCTTCACATTCTGATCTCTCTTCTTTCAAAGATCCTATTTTCACAACTCCATTTCCCCATTCCTTTTGGGCCTCTAATACTTGTTCTTTTGTTATCATTTTTAAAGTTATTGGTTTTAAATTTTAATAAATATTAATTGATACAATTTAATTAATGCCACACAGTTGCAAAATAATAAATTTCTTTATAGCAACAAAGTTGCGTTTTAAATGATTTTTATATATTTGAACAGGAAACAAACCGAAAATGAAGAAAAACCTTGTAGCAATATTACTTTTACTCTCCTTTCTTTTTATTTCATGTAATAGAATTAAACCAGAAGAAAGAGTTTTAAATACTAGTGAGAATGATGCCGTATTAGTTGTGAGTATTCCAAAAGCACAATGCGCCAATTGTCAAAAAGTTGTTGAAGGAGGTCTTCAGGATTTTAATGGAGTTAAACAATCCATACTTAATCTTCATACCAAAGAAATATCGGTAGTTTATAATCCGACTTTAATTTCTTCGGATAATCTAGAAAAAAAAGTAAATGAACTTGCCGCTAATATTCCATGTAAATAAGACTATCATGAGACAGAAGTTATCCATAGCATTCTTATTTTTAGTTGTACTTTCTTTAACCTCATTTACACATCCACTAAAAGCAACTTCGTCACTTATCGCCTTTAATGCAGACAGTAAAACTATTAAAGTTGAATGTAAGGTATTTGTTGATGATTTCCTTTCGAGTTTAGGAAGAGACATGAATGTAAACAGATTAACGAAAAAGGACAAATCTGTTATTGAAAAATATTTTGATAATAATTATATCATCAAAGTTAATGGAAAGAAGAATCCATTGAAGTTCGATTCATCTGAATACAGTGAGTCTTTTAATTTATTAACGATAACATTTCAAGAGAGTAATTTGAATTTAAAAAAGGGAGACAAACTGCTTGTTACAAACACATTATTATTTGATGAGTTTGGTTTTTTGCAGTCGAATCGCATGGAATTGAGGTTCCCTCCTTTTTTCAAAGAGGCATATTTCGAAAGCACAAAAGTTAAAGACTCTTTTATTCACACCTTTTAATATTTATTAATGAACAATTTTAGTACTTTTTTTAATAGCGGATGGCATCATATTGTAGACATAAATGCTTATGATCATTTATTATTTGTCATGACATTATGTGCCGCTTTCAAATTAAAAGAATGGAAACAAATATTAATTATTATAACAGCATTCACTATCGGACATAGTGTAACTTTAATCGTGAGTTCCCTAGGCTTTATTCCGGATAATCCAAAAGTTATTGATTTATTAATACCTTTTACCATTATGATTACTGCCATTAGTAACATAAAAAACTATGGTAAAGAAGGTGTATTTTCAAATAGAAACGTAAAATATATTATTGCTTTAGTATTTGGATTAATTCATGGATTAGCCTTTGCGTCTAACTTTAAAGTAATGATGTTTAGCGATAATATTATAAAACCTTTATTCGCCTTTAATTTAGGTATTGAAGTAGGACAATTATTCATTGTAGCATTATTCATGCTGGCTTTATATATATATTCTAAATTCTTGAAAGGAGAACATTTAAAATGGAATGTCTTTGTTTCTGGTGCGGGATTTGGAATTGCAGCAACTATTTTTATAGGAGCGCTTCAACAATAAGAACCTATCTATTATATTAAAATAAAAATCAACCAATCAATCTAAAAATGTCTCTACACCTTCGGGTTACGAGGCATTTTTTCTTTCTAACTTATAGTTTTGTTAAATAAAAAGCAACTTAGTAGCAATAATGTAAATTATAGCTAAATTTGTCAATTTTAAGTTTTATTATAGTTATATAAAAGACCGACTAAAATCAATAAACATCAATTATTTACAATGAAAAAATTACCTGTTACCGTATTAAGTGGTTTCCTTGGCGCAGGAAAAACAACTTTACTAAATCATATTTTACACAATAAACAAGGTTTAAAAGTAGCCGTAATTGTGAATGACATGAGTGAAGTAAACATTGATGCTCAATTTATAGAAAGCGAAAATACACTTTCAAGAACTGAAGAAAAATTAGTTGAAATGTCTAATGGCTGTATCTGTTGTACACTACGCGAAGATTTAATGGTAGAAGTAGAACGATTAGCTGCTCAAAATAAATTTGACTATTTAATTATAGAAAGTACTGGAATTAGTGAACCAATTCCTGTGGCACAAACTTTTAGTTTTGAAAGTGAAGATGGTAATATTGATTTAAGTCGTTTTAGTTATGTAGATACTATGGTAACTGTAGTTGACGCATTTAACTTCTTAAAAGACTTTTCAAGTTCTGATTATTTAGTTACAAGAGAGTTGACCAATATTGAAGGTGATGATAGAACTATTGTAAATCTACTTACCGATCAAATAGAATTTGCTAATGTAATCCTACTTAATAAAACAGATTTAGTTTCTAAGGAAAACCTTGAGGAATTGAAAGCAATAATTCAAAAATTAAATCCAGAAGCTAAGATAATTATGACGGATCATTCGAATGTAGATTTGAATGAAGTTATAAACACCAATCTTTTTGATTATGAGAAAGCGGAAGCTTCTGCGGGTTGGATTAAAGAGTTAGAAAACGAACATACACCAGAAACAGAAGAATATGGTATCGGCTCTTTTGTTTTTAGAAGTACTAAACCATTTCACCCAGAACGTTTTTTACAGTATCTTAACCAAAAATTTCCTCAAAACATCATTAGAAGCAAGGGATTATTCTGGTTAGCATCTCGAAAAAATCAAGCTTTAATATGGAGTTCTGCAGGTGGATCATGTAAGGCAGATAATGCTGGAGTTTGGTGGGCAAGTATGCCTTTTGCTGAACGAATTAATTATGCTGCATTCATGGAAAACCGGGAACAAATCGAAGGAAATTGGGATACAGAATTTGGTGACCGAAAAATAGAACTTGTTTTTATTGGTCAAGGAATCCAAAAAGAAGAAATGATTGATGATTTAAATGATTGCTTACTCACAGATGAGGAAGTAGAATTATGGAAAACTCAATTATTCCCGCAAGAAGATCAATGGCCAATTCAATATGCCTAATTAAAGTAAAATTATAAATGATTCGAACCGAAAATCTAACTTTTCAATATCAAAGTACATCTAAAGAATTTAAATTCCCAGATATAAACATTGATCAAAATAATGATTTATTGATTTTAGGAAAATCTGGAATTGGTAAAACAACATTTTTACATTTATTGGCAGGATTACTTAAACCTCAAAATGGAAAAGTAATTATTGACAATACCGAAACTCAATTGTTATCAAATGCCAAATTAGATAAATTTAGAGGACAAAACATTGGGTTAGTTTTTCAAAAGAAACATGCGATACAGTCACTAACTGTATATAAAAACTTACAAGCTAGATTATTCTTCAGCGGCTCTAAATCTTCTGATTCAGATATCGATTCATTATTAGATCAGCTTGATATCTTGGCTCAAAAACATCAAAAAGTAAATGAACTAAGTGAAGGACAGTTGCAAAGATTAAGTATTGCTATGGCTGTAATTCATAAACCAAAAATTTTATTAGCTGATGAACCAACTTCAAGTTTAGATGATGAAACTTGTAAAATTGTAATTGACCTTTTAAAAACTCAGGCTAAACGAACAGAAGCAAACCTGATTGTTATTACTCATGACCAAAGAATAAAGTCATTCTTCCAAAACCAAATTACGTTATGATGAATGTATGGAAGATTAGTTTAGAGAATATAAAATCTAAACCACTATATACCTTTTTAAGTGTTTTTACACTAGCACTCAGTATTGCCTTACTTTTAGGAATACAACAATTGAAGTCATCTTTTAAGTATCAAACCGAGAATAATTTAGGGGGAATAGATTTAGTTTTAGGTGCAAAAGGTAGTCCGTTGCAATTAGTACTCGCTTCCATTTTACATATGGATGACCCAACAGGAAACATTAAGTACTCTGAAGCCAAAAAGGTCGCCAAAAATAGGATGATTAAAACTGCAGTACCTATTTCTTATGGTGATAACTTTAAAGGTTACAGAATTGTTGGGACTACGAATGAATTCCTTTCTTTATACGATGCTAAAATTAGTAACGGTAAAGGAGTTCAAAAGAGTTTAGACGCTATAATTGGAGCAACTGTTGCTGAAAAACTCGGTCTATCTGTTGGCGACACTTTTTTAAGTTCTCATGGTTTAGTTGAAAATGATATTGATGTGCATGACGATAAGTTCACTGTTGTTGGTATTTTAGAACCAACCTATAAAGTCATTGACAGATTAATTGTTACAAAACTTGAAAGTATTTGGGATGTACATGCCCATCATGACCATGAAGAAGAATCTCATTCTGAACATAAGAATGATGAGAAACATGACGACCACGCTGAGGAACAACATGCCGATGAACATCACGATCATGACGAACATAAGGATCATGACCATGATAAAAACGAAAGTCATGGAAATCACGAAGAACATGCTGATGAACATCATGATCATGAAGAACACAATGAAAATCGAGAAATAACCTCACTGTTAATTTCATTTAAAACTCCTCGAGCACTTTTAACTTTACCTAGAAGAATTAACGATCAAACTAATATGCAAGCCGCACTACCAAAGTTTGAGCTTGATAAATTATACTCGTATACTGGAATTGGTTTCAAAACCATAACATGGATAGCCTACTTAATCTTGTTGATTTCAGGAATGATCATTTTTATTAGTCTATATAAAATGGTAAAAGAACGCTCTTTTGATTTAGCACTTTTAAGAACTTTTGGAGCAAGTAACTTTCAATTGATAAAATTAGTTACTTATGAAGGACTTATGATAGTTTTATCTGCTTTTGTTTTAGGGTTTGGATTAATAAAAATATTACTTCATTTTCTATTTCAAT
This genomic window from Tenacibaculum sp. 190524A05c contains:
- a CDS encoding GTP-binding protein codes for the protein MKKLPVTVLSGFLGAGKTTLLNHILHNKQGLKVAVIVNDMSEVNIDAQFIESENTLSRTEEKLVEMSNGCICCTLREDLMVEVERLAAQNKFDYLIIESTGISEPIPVAQTFSFESEDGNIDLSRFSYVDTMVTVVDAFNFLKDFSSSDYLVTRELTNIEGDDRTIVNLLTDQIEFANVILLNKTDLVSKENLEELKAIIQKLNPEAKIIMTDHSNVDLNEVINTNLFDYEKAEASAGWIKELENEHTPETEEYGIGSFVFRSTKPFHPERFLQYLNQKFPQNIIRSKGLFWLASRKNQALIWSSAGGSCKADNAGVWWASMPFAERINYAAFMENREQIEGNWDTEFGDRKIELVFIGQGIQKEEMIDDLNDCLLTDEEVELWKTQLFPQEDQWPIQYA
- a CDS encoding ABC transporter ATP-binding protein encodes the protein MIRTENLTFQYQSTSKEFKFPDINIDQNNDLLILGKSGIGKTTFLHLLAGLLKPQNGKVIIDNTETQLLSNAKLDKFRGQNIGLVFQKKHAIQSLTVYKNLQARLFFSGSKSSDSDIDSLLDQLDILAQKHQKVNELSEGQLQRLSIAMAVIHKPKILLADEPTSSLDDETCKIVIDLLKTQAKRTEANLIVITHDQRIKSFFQNQITL
- a CDS encoding ABC transporter permease; this translates as MNVWKISLENIKSKPLYTFLSVFTLALSIALLLGIQQLKSSFKYQTENNLGGIDLVLGAKGSPLQLVLASILHMDDPTGNIKYSEAKKVAKNRMIKTAVPISYGDNFKGYRIVGTTNEFLSLYDAKISNGKGVQKSLDAIIGATVAEKLGLSVGDTFLSSHGLVENDIDVHDDKFTVVGILEPTYKVIDRLIVTKLESIWDVHAHHDHEEESHSEHKNDEKHDDHAEEQHADEHHDHDEHKDHDHDKNESHGNHEEHADEHHDHEEHNENREITSLLISFKTPRALLTLPRRINDQTNMQAALPKFELDKLYSYTGIGFKTITWIAYLILLISGMIIFISLYKMVKERSFDLALLRTFGASNFQLIKLVTYEGLMIVLSAFVLGFGLIKILLHFLFQYMQTDYLKGVLQPLSFNEIVPTAVLVLIIIFVSIAVAIYPILKMKVSTILSNEK
- a CDS encoding HupE/UreJ family protein, which codes for MNNFSTFFNSGWHHIVDINAYDHLLFVMTLCAAFKLKEWKQILIIITAFTIGHSVTLIVSSLGFIPDNPKVIDLLIPFTIMITAISNIKNYGKEGVFSNRNVKYIIALVFGLIHGLAFASNFKVMMFSDNIIKPLFAFNLGIEVGQLFIVALFMLALYIYSKFLKGEHLKWNVFVSGAGFGIAATIFIGALQQ
- a CDS encoding DUF6702 family protein; translation: MRQKLSIAFLFLVVLSLTSFTHPLKATSSLIAFNADSKTIKVECKVFVDDFLSSLGRDMNVNRLTKKDKSVIEKYFDNNYIIKVNGKKNPLKFDSSEYSESFNLLTITFQESNLNLKKGDKLLVTNTLLFDEFGFLQSNRMELRFPPFFKEAYFESTKVKDSFIHTF
- a CDS encoding cation transporter; the encoded protein is MKKNLVAILLLLSFLFISCNRIKPEERVLNTSENDAVLVVSIPKAQCANCQKVVEGGLQDFNGVKQSILNLHTKEISVVYNPTLISSDNLEKKVNELAANIPCK